One window of Botrimarina mediterranea genomic DNA carries:
- a CDS encoding amidophosphoribosyltransferase: MPVEDDASLHEVGPYEDGLQDDGPRHECGIAALYHLPGATSPLCPPQGPGEVSRLLPRMLLDIQNRGQLSTGMTTWAPGRDLLLETYKELGGVSEAFRLSHRGKAEALMARYAGRAAIGHVRYATCGKDDINFAQPFEHRHLQKRKWFAFGFNGQLANYGALREEILSKDEHHVALKSDTEILMHELARQRSSEHLPPGAPQPSLIDVMRGVGKRLDGAYSIALLNAEGEMLVARDPLGMKPVAWGLQDNLFAAASESVALLNLGFEQENIHALGAGEAITIADGPDGHKELKIEQYAPSPRLAHCFFEWVYFANVASSLDDRSVYLARKALGEELASIETLPIDADTVVVPVPDTSKAAADAMAYKLGVPSVEGLMRNRYSGRTFIEGGDARWAKVTSKYTPLREVLEGKKVILVEDSIVRSTTMRALIGRLRDVGRVREIHVRVACPPIVAPCFYGIDMSTVGELFAPPFVSEGQDPESAYAAMAAELGADSLRYLPVESIARAIQKPASDLCRACVTGDYPTAEGQRLYQIALDQVTSGAGETRTYEGAGV; this comes from the coding sequence ATGCCCGTTGAAGACGACGCTTCCCTGCACGAAGTTGGCCCGTACGAAGACGGCCTGCAAGACGACGGGCCTCGGCACGAATGTGGGATTGCCGCGCTGTACCACCTGCCGGGCGCCACAAGCCCGCTGTGCCCGCCGCAGGGACCCGGCGAGGTGTCGCGCCTCTTGCCGCGGATGCTGCTCGATATCCAGAACCGCGGGCAACTGTCGACCGGCATGACGACCTGGGCGCCGGGGCGTGACCTGCTGCTCGAGACCTACAAAGAACTCGGCGGCGTCAGCGAGGCGTTTCGGCTCAGCCACCGCGGCAAGGCCGAGGCGCTGATGGCGCGCTACGCCGGTCGGGCGGCAATCGGCCACGTCCGCTACGCGACCTGTGGCAAGGACGACATCAACTTCGCCCAGCCCTTCGAGCACCGCCACCTGCAAAAGCGGAAGTGGTTCGCCTTCGGCTTCAACGGCCAACTGGCCAACTACGGCGCCCTGCGCGAAGAAATTCTCTCGAAGGACGAGCACCACGTCGCGCTGAAAAGCGACACCGAGATCCTCATGCACGAGCTCGCGCGGCAGCGCTCGAGCGAGCACCTGCCGCCCGGCGCGCCGCAGCCTTCATTGATCGATGTAATGCGCGGCGTCGGTAAGCGGCTCGACGGGGCTTACAGCATCGCGCTGCTGAACGCCGAGGGCGAGATGCTCGTCGCGCGCGACCCGCTGGGGATGAAGCCCGTGGCGTGGGGCTTGCAGGACAACCTCTTCGCCGCGGCGAGCGAGAGCGTTGCGCTGCTGAACCTCGGCTTCGAGCAAGAGAACATCCACGCCCTTGGCGCCGGCGAGGCGATCACGATCGCCGACGGTCCCGACGGCCACAAAGAGCTCAAGATCGAGCAGTACGCCCCCTCGCCTCGGCTCGCGCACTGCTTCTTCGAATGGGTTTACTTCGCGAACGTCGCCAGTTCGCTCGATGACCGCAGCGTCTACCTCGCGCGCAAGGCGCTCGGCGAAGAACTCGCTTCGATCGAAACGCTGCCGATCGACGCCGACACGGTCGTCGTCCCGGTCCCCGACACCTCAAAAGCCGCGGCCGACGCGATGGCGTACAAGCTCGGCGTGCCGAGCGTCGAGGGCCTGATGCGCAACCGCTACTCAGGCCGCACCTTCATCGAAGGGGGCGACGCCCGCTGGGCCAAGGTCACCAGCAAGTACACGCCGCTCCGCGAAGTGCTCGAAGGGAAGAAGGTGATCCTAGTCGAGGACTCGATCGTCCGCTCGACGACGATGCGGGCCCTCATCGGCCGCCTGCGCGACGTGGGCCGCGTGCGCGAGATCCACGTCCGCGTCGCCTGCCCGCCGATCGTCGCGCCCTGCTTCTACGGCATCGACATGTCCACGGTCGGCGAGCTCTTCGCCCCGCCGTTTGTCAGCGAAGGCCAAGACCCCGAGTCCGCCTACGCCGCGATGGCCGCCGAACTCGGCGCCGACTCGCTCCGTTACCTGCCGGTCGAATCCATCGCCCGCGCGATCCAAAAACCCGCCAGCGACCTCTGCCGCGCCTGTGTCACGGGCGACTACCCCACGGCCGAAGGCCAACGCCTCTACCAAATCGCCCTCGACCAAGTCACGAGCGGCGCCGGCGAGACGCGGACCTACGAAGGGGCTGGGGTTTAA
- a CDS encoding Fur family transcriptional regulator, whose amino-acid sequence MIQDSHTDFSLGEVRVSMTPQERFDEYLQSKGKRTTSQRRVLVDHVFSRHEHFDADELIDQLNRKARGADRVSRATVYRALDELVEAGLLRKMSLGSRSVYEHDYGYPQHDHLHCTECDELIEFRSDELLALREAVARGYGFRVTGHRLTISGVCRACAEKRHRKISPLDLI is encoded by the coding sequence ATGATCCAGGATTCTCACACCGACTTCTCCCTCGGCGAGGTGCGCGTCTCGATGACGCCGCAGGAGCGGTTTGACGAGTACCTGCAGAGCAAGGGGAAGCGGACCACGTCGCAGCGGCGGGTGCTGGTCGATCATGTCTTCTCCCGCCACGAGCACTTCGACGCCGACGAGCTCATCGACCAGCTCAATCGCAAGGCCCGCGGCGCGGATCGCGTCAGTCGGGCGACGGTCTACCGGGCCCTCGACGAACTCGTCGAGGCCGGTCTCCTGCGGAAAATGTCGCTCGGCAGCCGCAGCGTCTACGAGCACGACTACGGCTACCCCCAGCACGATCACCTGCACTGCACCGAGTGCGACGAGCTGATCGAGTTTCGCAGCGACGAGCTGCTGGCCCTCCGCGAAGCGGTCGCCCGCGGCTATGGCTTCCGCGTCACCGGCCATCGTCTGACGATCAGCGGCGTCTGCCGGGCATGCGCGGAGAAGCGGCATCGAAAGATCTCGCCGCTCGACCTGATCTAG
- a CDS encoding family 43 glycosylhydrolase → MSLTRSLLRLRPFLALMLLALMPLALPGVSLAEDVILFPYFDANGQNGVYLSWSKDGRNFEQANGGKPIFTPPQWGGGQNLTRDPSIVYHDGLFHMVWTSNWSGTIFGHASSPDLVTWSTPQQVQPFPQGGEQPNNVWAPEIFRDHVAEDYKIVWSSTLPSEFNDGDGSQDPHNGDHRMYYIETTDFQSFSTPELLFQDEGYSVIDAHVVWQSTGSGASDGRWVMSLKKEQGTEQGGKNIRLAFSDATIGPSSFGQTTQPVVGPGTPIRGNEVAEGSSTVFWDNEWLMYWDSYGNGHYSMASSPDLTTWTDETDDLSFPVNHPRHGSVFIADKDDIGWRLAARADLNDNGMLDTGDWTIFNANHLTSLAPYNELERSLRGDLDGDGDNDFDDFRLFQSDYDKANGQGAFAALRAVPEPGAAALMTLGIAGGAARQRR, encoded by the coding sequence ATGTCCCTGACTCGCTCGCTGCTACGGCTCCGCCCCTTCTTGGCCCTAATGCTGCTGGCCCTGATGCCGCTCGCACTGCCGGGCGTTTCGCTGGCGGAGGACGTGATCCTCTTCCCGTACTTCGACGCCAATGGGCAAAACGGCGTCTATCTGTCGTGGAGCAAGGACGGCCGCAACTTCGAGCAGGCCAACGGCGGCAAGCCGATCTTCACGCCGCCGCAGTGGGGCGGTGGGCAGAACCTTACCCGCGACCCCTCGATCGTCTACCACGACGGCCTGTTCCACATGGTGTGGACGTCCAACTGGAGCGGCACGATCTTCGGCCACGCTTCGTCGCCCGACCTGGTGACCTGGTCCACGCCGCAGCAAGTCCAGCCGTTCCCCCAGGGCGGGGAGCAGCCCAACAACGTCTGGGCGCCGGAGATTTTCCGCGACCACGTCGCCGAGGACTACAAGATCGTTTGGTCCTCGACGCTCCCGAGCGAGTTCAACGACGGCGACGGCAGCCAAGACCCGCACAACGGCGACCACCGCATGTACTACATCGAGACGACCGACTTCCAGTCGTTCTCGACGCCCGAGCTGCTCTTCCAAGACGAAGGCTACAGCGTCATCGACGCGCACGTCGTTTGGCAATCGACGGGATCGGGCGCTAGCGATGGTCGCTGGGTGATGTCGCTCAAGAAAGAGCAGGGGACCGAGCAAGGGGGCAAGAACATCCGCCTCGCGTTTAGCGACGCCACGATCGGTCCGAGCAGCTTCGGCCAAACGACCCAGCCCGTCGTCGGTCCCGGCACACCGATCCGCGGCAACGAGGTCGCCGAGGGCTCATCGACAGTCTTCTGGGACAACGAGTGGCTGATGTACTGGGACTCGTACGGCAACGGCCACTACTCGATGGCGTCGTCGCCCGACCTGACGACCTGGACCGACGAGACCGACGACCTCTCGTTCCCGGTCAACCACCCCCGCCACGGCTCGGTGTTCATCGCCGACAAGGACGATATCGGCTGGCGCCTCGCCGCCCGCGCCGACCTCAACGACAACGGCATGCTCGACACGGGCGACTGGACGATCTTCAACGCCAACCACCTGACGAGTCTCGCGCCCTACAACGAGCTCGAGCGTTCCCTCCGCGGCGACCTCGATGGCGACGGCGACAACGATTTCGACGACTTCCGCTTGTTCCAGTCCGACTACGACAAAGCGAACGGCCAAGGCGCCTTCGCCGCCCTGCGCGCCGTACCCGAACCCGGCGCCGCGGCGCTAATGACCCTCGGCATCGCCGGCGGCGCCGCCCGGCAGCGCCGTTGA
- a CDS encoding flagellar biosynthesis anti-sigma factor FlgM, with the protein MQIHGTNQLHGAQGLSGPHFRRTAAPSEATSTGQPADRVEISAEASEAARVAELVETRAAEHVKGPDGVRTGLVARLRNEIAAGTYESADKIDAALDRLLDEVG; encoded by the coding sequence ATGCAGATCCACGGCACCAACCAGCTTCACGGCGCCCAGGGGCTCAGCGGCCCGCATTTCCGCCGTACCGCCGCCCCGAGCGAGGCGACCTCGACGGGCCAACCGGCGGACCGCGTCGAGATCTCGGCCGAGGCCTCCGAGGCGGCCCGCGTCGCCGAGTTGGTCGAGACTCGGGCAGCCGAGCACGTGAAGGGCCCCGATGGCGTCAGGACGGGCTTGGTGGCCCGCCTACGTAACGAAATCGCCGCCGGCACGTACGAGTCGGCCGACAAGATCGACGCCGCCCTGGACCGACTGCTTGACGAGGTAGGCTGA
- the ispH gene encoding 4-hydroxy-3-methylbut-2-enyl diphosphate reductase: MRVLLASPRGFCAGVNMAIDSLELALKAFGAPIYVYHEIVHNRHVVEHFRSKGVVFLDSLEDAPVGSTLLFSAHGVSPEVRAKAKARQLTAIDATCPLVTKVHLEAIKYAKEGRTIVLIGHQGHDEVIGTMGEAPEAILLVESPEDVDALEVANPEHMAYLTQTTLSVDDTSRIIARLRERFPLIAGPAKSDICYATQNRQEAVAKLSAEADVTLVLGSQNSSNSQRLAELSKERGVAAYLVDGPQDVRPEWLEGAETVLVTAGASAPETVVDAMLDYLKETFGATVEPRLVREESVSFPLPKELRQLASS, from the coding sequence ATGCGCGTTCTGCTCGCCAGCCCCCGTGGGTTCTGCGCCGGCGTCAACATGGCGATCGACTCGCTCGAGCTCGCCCTCAAGGCCTTCGGCGCCCCGATCTACGTCTATCACGAGATCGTCCACAACCGGCACGTCGTCGAGCATTTTCGATCCAAGGGCGTGGTGTTCCTCGATTCGCTCGAAGACGCCCCCGTCGGCTCGACGCTGCTCTTCAGCGCGCACGGTGTCTCCCCCGAGGTCCGTGCGAAGGCCAAGGCCCGTCAGCTGACGGCAATCGACGCCACTTGCCCATTGGTGACGAAGGTCCACCTCGAAGCGATCAAGTACGCAAAGGAGGGCCGCACGATCGTGCTGATCGGCCACCAGGGGCACGACGAGGTGATTGGAACCATGGGCGAAGCGCCCGAGGCGATCCTGCTTGTCGAGTCACCCGAGGACGTCGACGCTCTGGAAGTCGCCAACCCCGAGCACATGGCCTACCTGACGCAGACGACGCTCAGCGTTGATGACACGAGCCGCATTATCGCCCGGCTGCGCGAGCGGTTCCCCCTCATCGCCGGCCCCGCCAAGAGCGACATCTGCTACGCGACGCAGAACCGCCAAGAAGCCGTCGCTAAGCTCTCCGCCGAAGCGGACGTGACCCTCGTCCTCGGCAGCCAAAACAGCAGCAACAGCCAGCGGCTGGCGGAACTCTCCAAAGAACGCGGCGTAGCGGCCTACCTCGTCGACGGCCCCCAAGACGTGCGGCCCGAGTGGCTCGAAGGCGCCGAGACGGTCCTGGTCACCGCAGGCGCCAGTGCGCCCGAGACGGTTGTTGACGCGATGCTCGATTACCTCAAAGAAACCTTTGGCGCGACGGTCGAGCCGCGGCTCGTGCGCGAGGAGAGCGTGTCGTTCCCGCTACCAAAAGAACTGCGGCAGTTGGCTTCGTCTTAG